From Myxococcales bacterium, a single genomic window includes:
- a CDS encoding glycosyltransferase, whose amino-acid sequence MSRIVVFGHGPMRWEASTRLFALALRSWHFANTLARAGHEVLLFAIRGHASEGWPPEKITRVRRGRVTVWSISEHMCHERPELIGGKIDEFSPSAIVGVNRDPAAVAVNFAGGLPFWADINGDPLAEAQVKASALGGDWNVNEWYRTLVPVLARGDHFSTCSRAQRHALIGQLGMLGRLTAKNDGYDFVSAVPNSIDDEELELMGRMPRRPRLPGERFVALWSGGFNTWTDPDVLFESIELAMDDAPELTFVSTGGAIGGHHTDAYQRFEDHVARSRHRKRYELAGWVQTAELPAYYAGAHAAILVDRFSYEGTLGARTRMLDWLAASLPIVSTRLSEISLDVEQAGAGLLAECGDPRGLANALLMLVRDPEAARARGERGRCFAHEVCRAERQLAPLLEWARSPERAPDLEHRLPLEWRPTLATRARKQANLLRGELQERGARETLDKASQLGWRKLRHGTERIASRLGLLTSADLPLEPAAPEAPPLEAPRLAAFQWRERLASLKSMPKVAVLLLLEPTAEPHVLDWTLTQFELQYFQSFRLVIATLGEPPRPLAETLARCGERHRPDRVEVVRLGPTALTEHYTVSSADYVLLLAAGTLLRPDAIAELVTHADSSNAEIVFGLERVIDARGVPLEAQPKQEFSPERLLARSSLGPAVLYASRVFSFATSPPSQCPADALLYDAALRSTERATRIVHLPHVLCQVWQSPHPESELLAAAHRTRAAELGAVREALLRRGLDATAEPGPVAGTFRVRAAPPNGDVLVVVPESRSKLRSARALASLQRGALGVHVQIVGVPGHEDFDVSSTGGSHRFIVFVDPGVEALHADWLDGLLSELALPHTATVSPKLVRRDGTTLWDGRPDDTNTEWWDIAQPTSAPHALVFATTVELLRQSRLPLDVRARTERLKTLAAGWRRAGLTLRYTPHSTFAVQPENGEAELRAPSDSDDGRKLAAADGDVENRWHRR is encoded by the coding sequence ATGAGCCGTATCGTCGTGTTCGGGCATGGCCCGATGCGCTGGGAAGCGAGCACGCGCCTCTTCGCCCTCGCCCTGCGCAGCTGGCACTTCGCGAACACACTGGCTCGCGCGGGCCACGAGGTGCTCTTGTTCGCGATCCGGGGACACGCCTCCGAGGGGTGGCCACCGGAGAAGATCACTCGGGTCCGGCGCGGTCGTGTGACCGTCTGGTCGATTTCCGAGCACATGTGCCACGAGCGACCGGAGCTCATCGGGGGGAAGATCGACGAGTTTTCGCCGAGTGCGATCGTCGGGGTCAACCGCGATCCCGCCGCGGTCGCGGTGAACTTCGCCGGCGGCCTGCCGTTCTGGGCGGACATCAACGGCGACCCGCTCGCTGAAGCCCAGGTCAAAGCCAGCGCGCTGGGTGGAGACTGGAACGTCAACGAGTGGTACCGAACGCTGGTGCCCGTGCTCGCGCGGGGGGATCACTTCTCGACCTGCTCGCGCGCGCAACGGCACGCGCTGATCGGACAGCTCGGCATGTTGGGGCGGTTGACCGCAAAGAACGACGGCTACGACTTCGTTTCCGCGGTCCCCAACTCCATCGACGACGAAGAGCTCGAGCTCATGGGACGCATGCCGCGTCGGCCGCGGTTGCCGGGTGAACGCTTCGTCGCGCTCTGGAGCGGTGGGTTCAATACCTGGACGGATCCGGACGTCTTGTTCGAGTCCATCGAGCTAGCGATGGACGACGCACCCGAGCTCACCTTCGTCTCCACTGGTGGAGCGATCGGGGGCCACCACACCGACGCCTACCAGCGCTTCGAGGACCACGTCGCGCGGTCGCGACACCGGAAACGCTACGAGCTAGCCGGTTGGGTGCAGACCGCGGAGCTCCCTGCTTATTACGCCGGCGCGCACGCCGCGATCTTGGTGGACCGATTCTCCTACGAGGGCACCCTCGGCGCCCGCACCCGCATGCTCGACTGGCTCGCCGCGAGTCTGCCCATCGTCTCGACGCGCCTGTCGGAGATCAGCCTCGACGTGGAGCAGGCCGGAGCGGGGCTCCTGGCCGAGTGCGGCGACCCCCGCGGCCTGGCGAACGCGCTCCTGATGCTGGTCCGGGACCCCGAAGCCGCGCGCGCTCGCGGTGAACGCGGGCGCTGCTTTGCCCACGAAGTCTGCCGCGCCGAACGCCAGCTCGCGCCGCTCTTGGAGTGGGCGAGGAGTCCGGAGCGTGCGCCGGATCTCGAACATCGGCTGCCGCTCGAGTGGCGACCTACGTTGGCGACGCGCGCTCGCAAACAGGCCAACCTGCTGCGCGGCGAGCTGCAAGAACGCGGGGCGCGCGAGACGCTCGACAAGGCCAGCCAGCTCGGTTGGCGCAAGCTCCGGCATGGCACCGAGCGCATCGCGAGCCGATTGGGGCTGCTCACCTCCGCCGACCTGCCGCTCGAACCGGCAGCGCCCGAAGCCCCGCCGCTCGAGGCGCCGCGACTGGCGGCGTTCCAGTGGCGAGAGCGCTTGGCGAGCCTGAAGTCGATGCCCAAGGTCGCCGTCCTCTTGCTGCTCGAGCCAACGGCCGAGCCCCACGTGCTGGATTGGACGCTGACCCAGTTCGAGCTCCAGTATTTTCAGAGTTTCCGCCTGGTAATAGCGACACTCGGCGAGCCTCCACGCCCGCTTGCCGAGACCCTCGCTCGCTGTGGCGAGCGACACCGCCCCGACCGAGTCGAGGTCGTGCGACTCGGCCCCACGGCGCTCACCGAGCACTACACAGTCTCGAGTGCAGACTACGTGCTCCTGCTGGCCGCCGGCACGCTGCTGCGCCCGGACGCGATCGCCGAGCTCGTGACCCACGCGGACAGCTCGAACGCCGAGATCGTATTCGGACTCGAGCGTGTCATTGACGCCCGCGGTGTACCGCTCGAAGCGCAGCCCAAGCAGGAGTTTTCGCCGGAGCGGCTCCTCGCTCGTTCGTCACTCGGGCCAGCGGTTCTGTACGCGAGCCGAGTGTTTTCCTTCGCGACTTCGCCGCCCAGCCAGTGCCCAGCAGACGCGCTGCTCTACGACGCCGCACTCCGGTCCACCGAACGCGCGACCCGCATCGTCCACCTTCCGCATGTGCTGTGTCAGGTCTGGCAGAGTCCACACCCGGAGTCCGAGCTCCTGGCCGCAGCCCACCGCACGCGCGCCGCAGAGCTTGGCGCCGTGCGCGAGGCGCTCCTGCGCCGCGGCCTCGACGCAACGGCAGAACCGGGCCCTGTCGCCGGGACGTTCCGCGTCCGCGCCGCGCCGCCGAACGGTGACGTGCTCGTCGTCGTGCCGGAGTCGCGCTCCAAGCTGCGTAGCGCGCGCGCGCTTGCGTCCCTTCAGCGTGGCGCGCTCGGTGTCCACGTGCAGATCGTCGGCGTGCCCGGGCATGAGGACTTCGATGTTTCGAGCACCGGCGGCTCGCATCGGTTCATCGTGTTCGTGGACCCGGGGGTCGAGGCGCTGCACGCAGATTGGCTCGACGGCCTGCTTTCGGAGCTGGCCCTGCCCCATACCGCGACCGTCTCGCCCAAGCTCGTGCGTCGCGACGGCACCACATTGTGGGACGGCAGACCCGATGACACGAATACCGAGTGGTGGGACATCGCTCAGCCCACGAGCGCGCCTCACGCGCTGGTCTTCGCGACCACGGTCGAGCTGCTCCGCCAGAGCCGCCTGCCGCTCGACGTTCGTGCCCGAACCGAGCGTCTGAAGACCCTCGCCGCGGGCTGGAGACGCGCGGGGCTCACGCTGCGGTACACACCACACTCGACCTTCGCCGTGCAGCCCGAGAACGGGGAAGCCGAGCTCCGGGCACCGTCCGACTCCGACGACGGCCGAAAGCTGGCTGCGGCGGACGGCGACGTGGAGAACCGCTGGCATCGGCGTTAG
- a CDS encoding glycosyltransferase family 39 protein has protein sequence MTRSRKNVSPDRAQPGVTGGSTVAVIVAAAALATYLRTLDFDFTYDDHHHFLKNAFVQDLGNLRDLLPWRYFGREFPDQARPVMVLSHFVDRAVGGSASACHMQSALWHALTAVLVFVLAQTLRFNLRTAGFAGVLFALHPALVEAVAGISNREDVLAACFGVLCLLAARRALGGSTRSLALVGLTYALSLLAKESALSVPLLLVVLAVASPSFRASEHARRRWLNVALVFGAVTLAWAGFQLRLGYPSLLPAAGGTGLERASIGTPMLGARSLVAWQLAGGPRAEPSTPGEPSVPPLAAERRRPQGAVSLADAPALEAFRAWQLVVPWPTAPEYDLAPFRTPWARAFGASALALLAWILYRDLRGRRRLSLGIGWFFAASVPISVPTLLLNPLADRYLYLPAVGVALMLAWAVAERLPEALKRPDLSAPAMLGCSVLFFGLTSANILRFRNDVTLFTAATESAPHSARAAQNLGSALLGEQRLDEARVALDRAIVLDPNLLAARVNRGLLEEVRGRPDLAATEYRAALEIPRVVAEQKLAARACGRLAAIWLAQGQRTDTELLLARERARAADAPCTVAVERALGAR, from the coding sequence ATGACTCGCTCCCGAAAAAATGTCTCCCCAGATCGCGCCCAACCCGGTGTGACCGGTGGCTCGACCGTGGCGGTGATTGTCGCGGCCGCTGCCCTTGCCACCTACCTGCGCACTCTCGACTTCGACTTCACCTACGACGATCACCACCACTTTCTCAAGAACGCGTTCGTGCAAGATCTCGGGAATCTTCGGGACCTCTTGCCCTGGCGCTATTTCGGACGCGAATTTCCGGACCAAGCCCGCCCCGTCATGGTGCTGTCGCACTTCGTGGACCGCGCCGTCGGCGGCAGCGCGAGCGCTTGCCACATGCAGAGCGCGCTGTGGCACGCCCTGACTGCCGTCCTGGTGTTCGTGCTCGCGCAGACGCTGAGGTTCAACCTACGCACGGCAGGCTTCGCGGGCGTGCTGTTCGCTTTGCACCCCGCTCTGGTCGAGGCGGTGGCCGGCATCAGCAATCGCGAGGACGTCCTGGCGGCTTGTTTCGGGGTTTTGTGCCTGCTGGCGGCCCGGCGAGCGCTCGGAGGGAGCACCCGATCTCTCGCGCTGGTCGGGCTGACCTACGCGCTCAGCTTGCTCGCGAAAGAGAGCGCGCTCTCCGTCCCGTTGCTGTTGGTCGTGCTGGCCGTCGCCTCACCGAGTTTTCGTGCGAGCGAGCACGCCCGACGCCGGTGGCTGAACGTGGCCCTGGTCTTCGGCGCGGTCACCCTGGCTTGGGCCGGATTTCAACTGCGCCTCGGCTACCCGTCGCTCTTGCCCGCCGCGGGCGGCACGGGGCTCGAGCGCGCTTCGATTGGGACGCCCATGCTCGGAGCCCGGAGCCTGGTCGCGTGGCAGCTCGCGGGCGGACCCCGCGCGGAACCCAGCACGCCGGGCGAGCCCAGCGTTCCTCCGCTGGCCGCCGAGCGCCGCCGACCTCAAGGTGCGGTTTCCCTTGCCGACGCTCCTGCCCTCGAAGCGTTCCGCGCGTGGCAGCTCGTCGTCCCCTGGCCCACCGCACCCGAGTATGATCTTGCACCGTTCCGCACGCCGTGGGCGCGTGCGTTCGGCGCAAGTGCGCTCGCGCTCTTGGCTTGGATCCTGTACCGCGATCTGCGCGGGCGACGGCGACTCAGCCTCGGCATTGGCTGGTTCTTCGCGGCGAGTGTGCCGATCTCGGTCCCCACACTGCTCCTGAATCCGCTCGCCGATCGCTACCTGTATCTTCCGGCGGTGGGCGTCGCGTTGATGTTGGCGTGGGCGGTGGCGGAGCGCCTCCCCGAAGCGCTGAAGCGACCGGACCTCAGTGCGCCCGCAATGCTCGGCTGCAGTGTGTTGTTCTTTGGGCTCACGTCCGCCAACATCCTCAGATTTCGCAACGACGTGACGCTGTTCACCGCGGCCACCGAGAGCGCACCACACTCGGCTCGTGCCGCGCAGAACCTGGGCAGCGCGCTACTCGGCGAGCAGCGGCTCGACGAAGCCCGCGTCGCCCTCGACCGGGCGATCGTCCTCGACCCGAACTTGCTCGCCGCCCGAGTGAACCGCGGTCTCCTCGAAGAGGTCCGCGGCCGTCCGGATCTCGCGGCCACGGAATATCGGGCCGCTCTCGAAATACCGCGCGTCGTTGCCGAGCAGAAGCTCGCAGCCCGTGCTTGCGGTCGCCTGGCCGCGATCTGGCTGGCGCAAGGCCAACGCACCGACACCGAATTGTTGCTCGCACGGGAGCGGGCCCGCGCTGCCGACGCACCCTGCACCGTCGCCGTCGAGCGCGCGCTCGGGGCACGCTGA
- a CDS encoding MFS transporter: MNPRGLLFITLFNSILGLSVLFPILAPLGRWLGFTELQVGMLSTSYALMQFLMSPYWGRRSERVGRKPVLISGILGFALSFLAFGVIAELGSRGAFGHWTTFGLLLGARVAGGAFSSATLPTAQAYIADTTERADRTAGMAMIGAAFGLGVVIGPAIGAGLSTISLLTPVYFSAGFALLNAVFVWLKLPEPKKHVAVAPEEHPTSLAVRMWPVLALGFVISLSSVAMEQTVAFYFQDRLHLTVHQTARTVGLALVFYGVVAVFVQGFLVRRFRWPPHVLLSAGVPIALSGFVGLIFSHQFGTLTAALAVQGLGQGLALPGVTAAASLAAGEHEQGAAAGLSHSAHGLGRVLGPVGGTSLYAIRGDLPYYASSLLLLLALAALFGSPRMRRAVTHHAGPKPA; encoded by the coding sequence GTGAATCCCCGCGGCTTGCTGTTCATCACGCTGTTCAACAGCATCCTCGGGCTGTCGGTGCTGTTTCCGATCCTCGCACCGCTCGGGCGCTGGCTGGGGTTCACCGAGCTACAGGTCGGCATGCTGTCCACCAGCTACGCCCTGATGCAGTTCCTGATGAGCCCGTACTGGGGCAGGCGCAGCGAGCGGGTCGGGCGAAAACCAGTGCTCATCTCGGGCATCCTCGGCTTCGCGCTGTCCTTCTTGGCGTTTGGTGTGATCGCGGAGCTCGGCAGTCGCGGCGCGTTCGGTCACTGGACCACGTTCGGCTTGCTGCTCGGAGCGCGTGTTGCCGGCGGTGCGTTCTCGTCGGCGACCCTACCGACGGCGCAGGCTTACATCGCAGACACGACGGAGCGCGCCGACCGCACCGCGGGCATGGCCATGATCGGCGCGGCGTTCGGGCTCGGGGTGGTGATCGGGCCCGCCATCGGCGCGGGTTTGTCGACCATCAGCCTGCTCACACCGGTGTACTTCTCCGCGGGTTTTGCCCTGCTCAACGCCGTGTTCGTCTGGCTCAAGCTCCCGGAGCCGAAGAAACACGTGGCGGTTGCCCCCGAGGAGCACCCGACCTCACTCGCGGTGCGCATGTGGCCGGTGTTGGCCCTCGGATTCGTGATCAGCCTGTCGAGCGTCGCGATGGAGCAGACCGTCGCGTTCTACTTCCAAGATCGGCTGCACCTGACCGTGCACCAAACAGCGCGAACCGTGGGGTTGGCGCTGGTGTTTTACGGGGTCGTCGCGGTCTTCGTGCAGGGTTTTTTGGTGCGACGCTTCCGGTGGCCCCCCCACGTGTTGCTCAGCGCCGGGGTGCCCATCGCACTCTCGGGCTTCGTGGGACTGATCTTCTCCCATCAGTTCGGCACACTCACCGCAGCCCTTGCGGTTCAGGGTCTAGGGCAGGGTCTCGCGTTGCCCGGAGTCACCGCCGCGGCCTCGCTGGCTGCCGGCGAGCACGAGCAGGGGGCGGCGGCCGGGCTCAGCCATTCGGCGCACGGGCTCGGGCGTGTGCTCGGCCCCGTCGGCGGAACGAGCCTGTACGCGATCCGCGGCGACCTGCCGTATTACGCGAGCTCGCTGTTGTTGTTGCTGGCGCTCGCCGCGCTCTTCGGCAGCCCACGCATGCGCCGGGCGGTGACACACCACGCGGGCCCCAAGCCGGCCTAA
- a CDS encoding NAD-dependent epimerase/dehydratase family protein, with the protein MTTDRVLVTGASGFVGQHVVRTLLGRGYAVRALVHNDPDVPAGVEAVRADLSDPASLTPLCRDVQGVVHAAALLDPISDPEQAERINHQGSVLLAHEAAKAGARAFVFLSTQAAIGYHTASGLVRTDAEPRPTTTYGQSKLAAEQSLLGAALGAMRVVILRPPTVYGPGEMRNFLALTRAVDTGLFLVPGSGENRMSFCAVENLAAACAFSLETRDARGVLHIADEPALRFRQIVSTLAWALGRPLPPVPFPLPVAHATALLTEAVFGILRRHPPLSRARLHTLTSDSALDTSATHALGFRPPLRFSEGVCRTVAFYRDRGLVPSR; encoded by the coding sequence ATGACGACCGATCGTGTTTTGGTCACCGGTGCAAGTGGTTTCGTGGGTCAGCACGTGGTCAGGACGCTGCTCGGCCGGGGTTATGCCGTGCGTGCGCTGGTCCACAATGACCCGGACGTGCCGGCCGGCGTCGAAGCCGTACGCGCCGACCTCTCGGACCCGGCGAGCCTCACGCCACTCTGCCGGGACGTTCAAGGAGTCGTGCACGCCGCGGCGCTGCTCGATCCCATTTCAGATCCCGAGCAGGCGGAACGGATCAACCACCAGGGCAGCGTGCTCTTGGCCCACGAGGCAGCGAAGGCGGGGGCGCGGGCGTTCGTGTTCCTCTCGACTCAGGCGGCCATCGGTTATCACACGGCGTCGGGGCTGGTCCGGACCGACGCCGAGCCCCGACCCACGACGACCTACGGCCAGAGCAAGCTGGCGGCGGAACAGAGCCTGCTCGGGGCAGCGCTCGGGGCGATGCGCGTGGTGATCCTGCGCCCACCCACGGTGTACGGGCCGGGCGAGATGCGGAACTTCCTGGCGCTGACACGGGCCGTGGACACCGGACTCTTCCTCGTGCCGGGGTCTGGCGAAAATCGGATGAGCTTCTGCGCGGTGGAAAACCTGGCGGCCGCCTGCGCCTTCTCCCTCGAGACACGCGACGCGCGGGGTGTGCTCCACATCGCCGACGAGCCGGCCCTCCGCTTCCGCCAGATCGTCTCGACGCTGGCGTGGGCGCTGGGGCGACCGCTTCCGCCGGTCCCCTTTCCGCTGCCTGTCGCCCACGCCACCGCGCTCCTGACCGAAGCCGTGTTTGGCATCCTGCGCCGCCATCCACCGCTCAGTCGCGCGCGGCTGCACACGCTGACCTCCGACTCTGCGCTCGACACCTCCGCGACACATGCGCTCGGCTTCCGCCCACCCCTCAGGTTCTCCGAAGGAGTCTGCCGCACGGTGGCCTTCTACCGTGACCGGGGTCTCGTGCCATCGCGATGA
- a CDS encoding MOSC domain-containing protein: protein MNSKPRGFTRATLLYDSIPTRVEFPKVISVASRLEPALSQSPVGFRYLDPKSSIVGGVHVSGLSVHPIKSCAGLELPAARVERRGLANDRRFMLVDDAGLFITQREAPELARTRVRDAGHGFVVSAEGHPELSLEFQPTGGERISVRVWDDLTEGSVQPDGSRWFSELLERDVRLVFMPSEVERAVDPDYGSPDDVVGFADGFPLLVLSQASLDELSRRVGRPLEMRRFRPNLVVSGGEAHAEDEWRRLRVGEVRLRLVKPCSRCVITTLDPATGESGKEPLATLATYRKRDGKVYFGMNAIPDAEGEIRIGDPVVPE, encoded by the coding sequence ATGAACAGCAAGCCGCGGGGATTCACGCGCGCTACTCTACTCTACGATTCGATCCCGACCAGAGTAGAGTTTCCGAAAGTCATCAGCGTTGCCAGCCGTCTGGAGCCGGCTTTGTCCCAGTCTCCAGTCGGCTTTCGCTACCTCGACCCGAAATCATCTATCGTCGGGGGGGTGCACGTCTCCGGGCTCTCGGTTCATCCAATCAAGTCCTGCGCAGGCCTCGAGCTACCAGCTGCCCGAGTCGAGCGTCGTGGACTGGCAAACGACCGACGCTTCATGCTGGTGGACGACGCCGGTCTGTTCATCACTCAGCGTGAGGCGCCGGAGCTCGCGCGCACCCGGGTTCGCGACGCGGGGCACGGCTTCGTTGTCTCGGCGGAAGGGCACCCCGAGCTGTCCCTCGAGTTTCAGCCCACGGGCGGCGAGCGCATCAGCGTTCGAGTCTGGGACGACCTGACCGAAGGCAGCGTCCAGCCCGACGGCAGCCGTTGGTTCAGCGAGCTCCTGGAGCGCGACGTGCGGCTCGTGTTCATGCCCAGCGAAGTGGAACGCGCGGTCGACCCCGACTATGGCTCCCCGGACGACGTGGTCGGATTCGCGGACGGATTTCCGCTGTTGGTCCTGTCCCAGGCGTCGCTCGATGAGCTCTCCCGGCGCGTGGGACGCCCGCTCGAAATGAGGCGTTTCCGTCCGAACCTGGTGGTGAGCGGCGGCGAAGCTCACGCGGAGGACGAATGGCGCCGACTGCGAGTGGGAGAGGTTCGACTTCGCCTGGTGAAACCTTGCTCGCGCTGTGTGATCACGACGCTGGATCCGGCGACGGGCGAGAGCGGGAAGGAGCCCCTTGCGACGCTCGCGACTTACCGCAAGCGTGACGGCAAAGTGTATTTCGGCATGAACGCCATCCCCGACGCCGAGGGTGAGATCAGGATCGGGGACCCGGTCGTACCCGAATGA
- a CDS encoding glycosyltransferase family 2 protein: MLASVIIVEYSTRQFLPSCLAAIERSSLPRDQFEVIVVDNASPTPVAGLSREFPGVRFLTSRRNLGFAGGNALGLGHARGRHIALLNPDAIPESGWLAAVLAPLQSPDVGVVGSKLFYPGTDVLQHAGGVLHDNALSRHYGRGERDVGQWDRPMDVDYVCGAAIAVSRRVIDQVGFLSPSYFPAYYEETELCVRARKAGFRVVYAPDAVAAHHEGVSSGTAQTARYLRRFHDSRVRFVLRNYSRAELLTRFLPHEIAWLRRHCPPSERRICARSYLEAWRTRRETARGTPRNDDIVSDSFDGSQS, from the coding sequence TTGCTCGCCTCGGTCATCATCGTCGAGTACTCGACCAGGCAGTTTCTGCCGAGCTGCCTTGCTGCCATCGAGCGGAGCAGCCTGCCTCGCGATCAATTCGAGGTGATCGTGGTGGACAACGCCTCACCGACGCCGGTCGCCGGGCTCTCGCGAGAGTTTCCCGGTGTGCGATTCCTCACCTCGCGGCGAAATCTCGGTTTCGCCGGTGGCAATGCCCTCGGCCTCGGGCACGCTCGTGGGCGACACATCGCGCTCTTGAACCCCGACGCGATCCCCGAGAGCGGCTGGCTCGCTGCCGTGCTCGCACCACTCCAGAGTCCCGACGTCGGAGTGGTGGGCTCGAAGCTGTTCTATCCCGGCACCGATGTGCTGCAGCATGCAGGCGGTGTGCTCCACGACAACGCCCTGAGTCGCCACTACGGGCGCGGCGAGCGCGACGTGGGCCAGTGGGACCGCCCCATGGACGTGGACTACGTATGTGGCGCGGCCATAGCGGTCAGCCGACGGGTGATCGACCAGGTGGGGTTCCTCTCACCGAGCTACTTCCCCGCGTACTACGAGGAGACCGAGCTGTGCGTCAGGGCGAGGAAGGCGGGCTTCCGCGTCGTCTACGCGCCCGACGCCGTCGCGGCCCATCACGAAGGGGTGTCCAGCGGGACGGCTCAGACCGCGCGTTACTTGCGCCGCTTCCACGACAGCCGCGTTCGGTTCGTGCTGCGCAACTACTCGAGAGCCGAGCTCTTGACGCGCTTCTTGCCGCATGAAATCGCCTGGCTCCGTCGACACTGCCCGCCCAGCGAGCGCCGCATCTGCGCCCGTTCTTACCTGGAAGCGTGGCGCACCCGGCGCGAGACCGCGCGCGGCACCCCGCGCAACGACGACATCGTGTCCGATAGCTTCGACGGGAGCCAGTCATGA
- a CDS encoding radical SAM protein: MFSALAESRAARGALVAAKIPLYRAFRRFGEPHLPPLAMSFVVTDRCNSLCKTCNIGQRYLDDPSVADGELTLEEYTRLFNGLSPPLWVTFSGGEPFMRQDFPEIVARMAERVRPLVINIPTNASLVRGTTRGVEAILPRLGNTRLVVNVSIDGVRESHDLVRGFAGNFALAERCIGELKRLGDPRLTLGVNTVISRFNLERAEEIFDYVLGEIRPDSYVVELAQLRPEYHNQGDSIAPDGARARQVIDAFLAKSDKHARRGVSRLVRAFRQKYYADVKRESLRPTGHDCFSSFTTCSVTAHGQVWSNTQRADDMGNLRDFDLDFPSLWRAPLAEAARAKIRSERCHCETSNVAYSNTLMNLGALPEVLYHFVRGTRSRLA; the protein is encoded by the coding sequence ATGTTCTCCGCGCTCGCCGAGTCCAGAGCTGCGCGCGGCGCGCTGGTCGCGGCGAAGATCCCGCTGTATCGCGCCTTCCGACGTTTCGGCGAGCCCCACCTACCACCGCTCGCGATGAGCTTCGTCGTCACCGACCGCTGCAACTCGCTGTGCAAGACCTGCAACATCGGCCAGCGATATCTCGACGACCCCAGCGTCGCCGATGGCGAGCTGACGCTCGAGGAGTACACGCGGCTCTTCAATGGCCTGAGCCCGCCCTTGTGGGTCACGTTCAGCGGCGGCGAGCCCTTCATGCGCCAGGACTTTCCTGAAATCGTCGCGCGCATGGCGGAGCGTGTGCGGCCGCTGGTGATCAACATTCCCACCAACGCCAGCTTGGTGCGTGGAACGACGCGCGGCGTGGAAGCCATTCTGCCTCGTCTTGGCAACACCCGGCTGGTCGTCAACGTCTCGATCGACGGCGTGCGTGAGAGCCACGACCTGGTCCGGGGTTTCGCCGGCAACTTCGCCCTGGCCGAGCGTTGTATCGGCGAGCTCAAGAGACTCGGCGATCCTCGCCTGACGCTGGGGGTCAACACCGTCATTTCACGCTTCAACCTCGAGCGGGCGGAGGAGATCTTCGACTACGTACTCGGGGAAATTCGTCCCGACTCGTACGTGGTCGAGCTCGCGCAACTTCGCCCGGAGTACCACAACCAGGGTGATTCGATCGCCCCCGACGGCGCCCGCGCCCGCCAGGTCATCGACGCATTCCTGGCCAAATCAGACAAACATGCGCGGCGGGGTGTGTCGCGGCTGGTGCGAGCGTTTCGCCAGAAGTACTACGCCGACGTGAAGCGGGAGAGCCTTCGGCCGACGGGGCACGATTGTTTCTCTTCGTTCACGACCTGCTCCGTGACGGCCCACGGTCAGGTCTGGTCCAACACCCAACGCGCCGACGACATGGGAAACCTGCGCGACTTCGACCTGGATTTTCCAAGCCTCTGGCGGGCCCCGCTGGCGGAGGCGGCGCGCGCGAAGATCCGCAGCGAGCGCTGTCACTGCGAGACCTCGAACGTCGCCTACAGCAACACGCTGATGAACCTCGGAGCGCTGCCCGAGGTGCTCTATCACTTCGTGCGTGGAACGCGCAGCCGGCTGGCATGA